A stretch of Candidatus Nezhaarchaeota archaeon DNA encodes these proteins:
- the cmr1 gene encoding type III-B CRISPR module RAMP protein Cmr1 has protein sequence MIRRLFIRATALTPISMGGYDQQVEHEVDRRRLLEPPRPTSIRGVWRWWARAIAAGVAFDEGLDEVRAAIEVSNELLGFAGDRGASRSKFQITSVSDSTPRLIDLSRDPRYRNIPRVRLLRGARCTAYDAGYRFSVEVRALSKDEDEVRAGFYTLLCSLMLSGVGKMSRRGFGSLSMSIEGDLDELGEWRKVISNVAKADEQAAMEGVRRAIDMARGAVEPLAPRLERKPESGALPKIPSVAKEPIESMGRLVPAKVYLATWRVDPAESLMCIGNICTRAAFFSSASGERMPSLPCKLLKISHPRDQPEDEYVESNPVCILGLPRSVMGTGYRIVDKDVSRRASPIIFKVLASQRGQTLVLATTLVSSDWPREVEWRRGRRRTRREGEDEPVPVKIDLSEDKIAPVMEGVRRHLGQYGFKEVWP, from the coding sequence GTGATTAGGAGGCTCTTCATAAGAGCGACAGCGCTCACCCCCATCTCTATGGGGGGCTACGATCAACAGGTAGAGCACGAGGTCGACCGTAGGAGGCTCCTCGAGCCTCCTCGACCCACCTCAATCAGGGGCGTGTGGAGGTGGTGGGCAAGGGCCATCGCTGCTGGAGTAGCGTTTGACGAGGGGCTCGATGAGGTCAGGGCGGCTATCGAGGTGTCCAATGAGCTCTTAGGCTTCGCTGGCGACAGAGGGGCCAGTAGGTCTAAGTTCCAAATAACTAGCGTTTCAGACAGCACCCCGAGACTCATAGACTTGTCGAGGGATCCGAGGTACAGAAACATCCCCAGGGTGAGGCTCCTGAGGGGGGCCCGCTGCACTGCCTACGACGCTGGGTACAGGTTCTCAGTGGAGGTTAGGGCCCTCTCCAAGGACGAGGACGAGGTTAGGGCGGGCTTCTATACGCTCCTCTGCTCTCTGATGCTGAGCGGGGTCGGAAAGATGTCGCGTAGGGGGTTTGGGAGCCTCTCGATGAGCATTGAAGGAGACTTAGACGAGCTGGGTGAGTGGAGGAAGGTGATATCTAACGTGGCCAAGGCTGATGAGCAGGCCGCTATGGAGGGGGTCAGGAGGGCTATAGACATGGCCCGCGGAGCCGTGGAGCCCTTGGCGCCTAGGCTTGAGCGCAAGCCTGAGAGTGGCGCCCTGCCCAAGATTCCCTCGGTGGCCAAGGAGCCGATAGAGAGCATGGGAAGACTGGTGCCAGCCAAAGTTTACTTGGCGACGTGGAGGGTGGATCCAGCCGAGTCGCTAATGTGCATAGGCAACATATGTACACGCGCTGCGTTCTTCAGTAGTGCGTCTGGGGAGAGGATGCCATCACTGCCATGTAAGCTACTTAAAATTAGCCATCCAAGAGATCAGCCGGAGGATGAATACGTCGAGAGCAACCCCGTGTGCATCTTAGGGCTTCCCAGGAGCGTTATGGGGACGGGCTATAGGATAGTTGATAAGGACGTCAGTAGGAGGGCCAGCCCGATAATCTTTAAGGTGCTAGCGAGCCAGCGAGGCCAGACCCTAGTACTAGCGACTACTTTAGTCAGCTCTGACTGGCCTAGAGAGGTTGAGTGGCGAAGGGGAAGGAGGAGGACGCGAAGGGAAGGAGAGGACGAGCCAGTGCCAGTCAAGATCGATCTCAGCGAGGACAAGATAGCGCCAGTCATGGAGGGAGTGCGCCGTCACTTAGGACAGTACGGCTTCAAGGAGGTGTGGCCGTGA